Genomic DNA from Triticum urartu cultivar G1812 unplaced genomic scaffold, Tu2.1 TuUngrouped_contig_6396, whole genome shotgun sequence:
CCACCCCTGGACGGAAATCGGTGGTGGAATCTACCTGAATGACAGTGGTTTCACGCTGGTGGGTGGTTCTTTTTATCGGTCTCTGTATGGCAAAGGACGTGCGGTCAGGATAAATACAGCCACCATGGATGTCTCGAATGTCTATCTACCCTCGCAGGCAATCGGTTACATTGGGGATACCGAGGATGGAAAACTCTGCATGGTCTATGCAactgaagattttcttctccttGTTTGGATCCGCAGCGGGGACGGTGATGGAATTGATAGTTGGGTGCTGCAAGACATTATCCGTTTGAGGGCAGAAATGGATCAGTTCACTACTACACCCTGGCAGTGGGAGGGCCAAGTCGAAGTTGTGCAAGTTAGGTTTGGATGCGTGTACTTGTGCATGACAAGCATAACCGCTGCCGGCACACAGCGCAGCTCCTTCTTCTACCTTTCATTGGAGACCATGGAGATTGAGCTTCTGATCCACGGCACATCTGGTGACTCTGCCTATCCGTATATTATGGCTTGGCCTCCTTGTTTGGTTGGTGATGACAGGAGGACTGAACATGAGGTTGAAGGATCCTGCAGCTGTTTGCTGAAGTCCAGTAACTACACCAAGGTAAGGACAACAACCAACCGTAAAGCTCAAGTGTTTACTGATTTGATTTAATATACACACACAGGCAGCAGAGCTGTTAGTCTGGCTATATTGACTACATTAACAATGTCATTCTTGTTGCAGCAGAAGCGCAAGTCCTCGAGCCTGAAGGAGACGAGCCCCGTCGGCCTGGCCACGGATTTCAACAGTGTGGACGTGGTGAGGCAGCCGCTGTCGCCCTTGCAGCCAAAGTCTCCAGACTGCAGGGTGCACAAGAAGTGAAGCCGGTCCTGACATTCTCTTCTGGATGGCTTGCAGTGAAGTAAACTGAACATCCATCCCTTAGCTAGGCATCGTCCAGGGCTGTGGCTTGCTGTTTGCCTGATCGATCTGACTAACTCAGCTGGGTTAATTTGGTTGGTTCTTGTCGGTAGAACCTCGTCAGTCATATGAAGTCTGCACTTTCCATTTTCTTCTTCCGCTTGTCTTGGTTGCTTCCTGTGTCTATCATGATCTTCCTTTAATGAGAAAAATCAGGAGTGTTATCTTATTAGTTTCGTGTCTGTGATGAGCATGTAAGAGACTGTTATGGTAGCGCTAGCTAATTCGACCCTTATCTTGGCCAGTTCGTAACGTCTCTGTACCATTTATGTGTTCCCTTGGCTGTCAATACTGTGTTTGTTTACCGGAAGGCTAAGCTTGTGTCTTGACAGATGTGGCGTCGGCATCTCGAAAATGTTATCCTTGTCCGCTTTCATACCCATGGCAGATCTGGAGTGTCGTCAAATCTTGCCGTGTGCTGTTGTCAGAGTTGCCTGTAGCTGCATGAGAGTTTGGTTGGTGCTTTCATGAGACTCTGTTTTTCCTTTCCAGCTAGCATGCCATGAAAATGGTCAACAGTTCACATCGGATTGCTCTTTGACATGTAAGATTTCCGAGGCTTCCAAGTGACTCGCCATTTCTACTAGTAATTTGTGCGTGCTTTGCACGTAAGATCATTATGTGTAAACAATTAAAATAAAACTTTAAACACCTATGTTATTGTTAAATATATCATGTAATTCAAAAGAAGATTTCTGCTTTCTAGTGGGAACTCCACAAAACTTTTATATAATTTGCATCCAGTTTAGCTACACATCAGTTA
This window encodes:
- the LOC125530551 gene encoding uncharacterized protein LOC125530551 isoform X1, with product MVYATEDFLLLVWIRSGDGDGIDSWVLQDIIRLRAEMDQFTTTPWQWEGQVEVVQVRFGCVYLCMTSITAAGTQRSSFFYLSLETMEIELLIHGTSGDSAYPYIMAWPPCLVGDDRRTEHEVEGSCSCLLKSSNYTKQKRKSSSLKETSPVGLATDFNSVDVVRQPLSPLQPKSPDCRVHKK
- the LOC125530551 gene encoding uncharacterized protein LOC125530551 isoform X2, giving the protein MVYATEDFLLLVWIRSGDGDGIDSWVLQDIIRLRAEMDQFTTTPWQWEGQVEVVQVRFGCVYLCMTSITAAGTQRSSFFYLSLETMEIELLIHGTSGDSAYPYIMAWPPCLVGDDRRTEHEVEGSCSCLLKSSNYTKKRKSSSLKETSPVGLATDFNSVDVVRQPLSPLQPKSPDCRVHKK